From Solanum lycopersicum chromosome 8, SLM_r2.1, the proteins below share one genomic window:
- the LOC101256694 gene encoding protein BREAST CANCER SUSCEPTIBILITY 1 homolog, producing the protein MADISHLERMGRELKCPICLSLFNSAVSLTCNHVFCNLCIQTGMKSGSNCPVCKVPFHRREIRPALHMDNLVSIYKNMEIASGVNMFLTQSNPSTKLPGENTRSNGEKVCGFQETPKTVTEAPATDNQKRKRGKGSKRSSGCNKKISGSNLIRPSFPTKKRVQVPQYPPSETPPPTKLVDGNGKSITDEVQKPLVIERDRSMLNEKGEPVLSPFFWLREEDVDKSSQQTDGDVIMDTPPAFPSFSDMKDLDDEVHCEMTPKSGPYDAANGADLFDSEMFDWTQRACSPELCSSPFKMKLKDTIDSAEAQEKTQAHSVEESDINASATENRTAVENEKGTDKGQLSSPAIFSPVNKTTSRKDVVCKSSRSKSLRSSQKKQGKNIIGELSEVHDASLKAAENTMKNNQDNANAFISNKKDSKNKKKGRSSRNVTESVVEDISTSCGAKRLRKGNNSKSFNLSTIVNQEKHSEGSVETLDLKTHNIFRKGSLREQAKNCFGPKGGKKTAVCNIPQIQDEALPFESANRLIPMDNKKPTRSTKLKKCELGSDNKLHGKKKVKFSDDGQLADKDNITLQKIQKRVLNSLETDKSVLNSNDSVLQKCEASQSKIQCAFCRSAEISEVSGIMVSYLNGNPVKEDVNGAPGVIHVHKYCAEWAPNVYFGDDDVVNLESELKRSRRITCFFCGVKGAALGCYEMSCRKSFHVPCAKLTPECRWDSDNFVMLCPLHANSKLPSEIPGKQTKIGDSIKRNSRIHQPNVSATPDNGATLQWKSQKKNKNLVLCCSALTADEKELVSKLKRLSGVTVVKNWDLSVTHVIASTDEKGACRRTLKYLMGVLAGKWIMSINWIIASLEATEYVDEQQYEIKIDTHGIVDGPKLGRLRILNKQPKLFNGYKFFFMGDFLSSYKSYLHDLVIAAGGIVLNRKPIALDQEILSPGCPLLFVIYSHEQLDQCEGSEKISIIARRRSNAEVLASSTGAVAASHSWILNCIAGSRLLELE; encoded by the exons ATGGCAGATATTTCGCACCTTGAAAGAATGGGAAGAGAGCTCAAATGCCCCATTTG CTTGAGTCTGTTCAATTCTGCTGTTTCACTTACATGTAATCATGTATTTTGCAA TTTATGTATTCAAACTGGTATGAAATCTGGATCCAATTGTCCGGTGTGCAAAGTTCCATTTCATCGCAGAG AAATCCGACCTGCTCTCCACATGGATAACTTGGTGAGCATCTATAAGAACATGGAAATTGCTTCAGGAGTCAATATGTTTCTCACTCAATCCAATCCTTCCACAAAATTACCAG GGGAAAACACTCGATCTAATGGCGAAAAAGTTTGTGGATTCCAAGAGACACCTAAAACTGTAACAGAAGCTCCAGCGACAGACAatcagaaaagaaaaagagggaaAGGATCAAAAAGATCTTCAGGGTGCAACAAAAAAATTTCCGGATCAAATCTTATTAGACCTTCTTTTCCAACAAAGAAGAGAGTACAGGTGCCACAATATCCACCTTCAGAGACTCCACCACCTACAAAGTTAGTTGATGGAAATGGCAAATCCATCACCGATGAAGTTCAGAAACCATTGGTAATTGAGAGAGATAGGTCTATGCTAAATGAAAAAGGAGAACCTGTGCTATCTCCATTCTTCTGGCTGAGAGAAGAGGATGTAGATAAATCAAGTCAGCAAACAGATGGGGACGTTATCATGGATACTCCTCCAGCTTTTCCATCCTTCAGCGATATGAAAGACTTGGATGATGAGGTTCACTGCGAAATGACTCCAAAA AGTGGACCCTATGATGCAGCAAATGGAGCAGATCTTTTTGACAGTGAGATGTTTGACTGGACACAAAGAGCTTGCTCCCCTGAACTTTGTTCTAGTCCCTTTAAGATGAAG CTTAAGGATACTATTGATTCTGCTGAAGCTCAGGAAAAGACTCAAGCTCACTCAGTTGAGGAAAGTGACATTAATGCATCAGCAACTGAAAACAGAACAGCTGTGGAAAATGAAAAGGGTACTGATAAAGGACAGCTGAGTTCACCCGCGATATTTTCTCCTGTAAATAAAACCACTAGTAGAAAAGACGTTGTTTGCAAGTCTAGCAGGAGCAAGTCATTGAGAAGTAGCCAGAAGAAACAAGGAAAAAACATAATTGGAGAATTATCAGAAGTTCATGATGCTTCACTAAAAGCAGCTGAAAACACTATGAAGAACAATCAGGATAATGCCAATGCATTTATCTCGAATAAGAAGGATtcgaaaaacaagaaaaagggtAGATCCTCTAGAAATGTCACTGAGTCAGTTGTAGAAGACATTTCCACTTCATGTGGTGCTAAAAGACTTCGCAAGGGCAATAACTCAAAGTCCTTCAACTTGTCTACTATTGTGAATCAGGAAAAACATAGTGAAGGAAGTGTCGAGACACTTGACTTGAAGACGCATAATATATTCCGCAAGGGATCATTACGTGAACAAGCTAAAAACTGTTTTGGACCAAAAGGCGGAAAGAAAACTGCTGTGTGTAACATTCCACAAATTCAAGATGAAGCTTTGCCTTTCGAATCAGCAAATAGATTGATTCCCATGGATAACAAGAAACCTACTCGTAGTACAAAACTGAAGAAATGTGAGCTTGGTAGTGACAACAAGCTTCATGGGAAGAAAAAAGTGAAGTTTTCTGATGATGGGCAGCTTGCTGACAAGGATAATATTACGCTTCAAAAGATTCAGAAGAGAGTGCTCAATTCATTGGAAACAGATAAATCTGTTTTGAACTCGAATGATTCAGTTTTGCAGAAGTGTGAGGCAAGCCAAAGCAAAATACAATGTGCTTTCTGCCGTTCAGCAGAGATATCTGAG GTTTCAGGAATCATGGTAAGCTACCTTAATGGAAACCCTGTCAAAGAAGATGTCAATGGAGCACCAGGTGTTATACATGTTCACAAATATTGTGCAGAATG GGCCCCTAATGTATATTTTGGAGACGATGATGTGGTCAACCTTGAATCTGAACTGAAGAGGAGTCGAAGGATCACTTGTTTTTTCTGTGGAGTAAAGGGGGCAGCTCTTGGGTGTTATGAGATGAGTTGTCGCAAAAGCTTTCATGTTCCTTGTGCCAAATTGACACCAGAGTGTAGATGGGATTCT GATAACTTTGTTATGTTATGCCCTTTGCATGCTAACTCTAAGTTGCCATCCGAGATCCCAGGAAAACAGACAAAGATTGGAGATAGCATTAAAAG AAATTCTCGTATCCACCAACCCAATGTCTCAGCAACACCTGATAATGGTGCTACTTTGCAGTGGAAGTCtcagaagaagaataagaactTAGTGCTCTGTTGTTCAGCTCTAACCGCAGATGAAAAA GAGCTTGTTTCTAAATTAAAGAGGTTGTCTGGCGTGACAGTAGTCAAGAACTGGGACCTAAGTGTCACCCATGTCATTGCTTCTACTGATGAGAAAGGAGCATGCCGAAGAACTCTCAAGTATTTGATGGGTGTCTTGGCTGGGAAATGGATAATGAGCATCAACT GGATTATTGCTAGCTTGGAAGCCACAGAATATGTCGATGAACAACAATACGAGATTAAAATAGATACTCATGGCATTGTGGATGGGCCTAAGCTTGGAAGATTGAGGATTTTAAACAAG CAACCAAAGCTTTTCAATGGATACAAGTTCTTTTTTATGGGCGACTTTTTATCTTCATACAAGAGCTACCTACATGACCTTGTTATTGCTGCTGGAGGAATTGTCCTTAACAGGAAGCCTATTGCACTGGATCAGGAAATTCTTTCACCCGGATGCCCTCTACTGTTTGTAATTTATAGTCATGAACAACTTGATCAGTGcgaaggaagtgaaaaaatttcaattatagCGCGCAGAAGATCTAATGCAGAAGTTTTGGCTAGTTCAACTGGAGCTGTAGCTGCCAGCCACTCCTGGATTCTAAACTGCATTGCTGGCTCTAGGTTGTTGGAGCTGGAATAG
- the LOC101267725 gene encoding uncharacterized protein, translated as MSRLRVNSSPDLMSNSTFEQCYDDSALEGVAANIKLLLKLIQEHKNACNKEKNDGRRMLRVATMMTILDSVRTRIQKCQSFGNKSPSEAESTSHVPIDKKHHEVMIDEKEKLRKQLNASLVARKSLEVMCSSLGKEKEIMAAELSKKVHELNEMEDLINDLKEQNENLVERLHERATKQKERRHSSDGGELQGYIALQERNKALSENLLKSLDGYKSIKRKWKDAQAENMAMHATMEEMTAKIGAGLARIHSFKERIASESVPSTNIQEEIVELEHMFECFKMQVAEHGPKEGECVKPKVDISACKPTVFA; from the exons aTGAGTAGACTCCGCGTAAATTCATCTCCTGATTTAATGTCTAATTCAACGTTTGAACAATGCTATGATGATTCTGCTTTAGAAG GGGTTGCAGCCAACATTAAGTTATTGCTAAAGTTGATTCAAGAGCACAAAAATGCTTGTAACAAAGAAAAGAACGATGGGCGGAGAATGTTGAGGGTGGCAACCATGATGACCATTCTGGATAGTGTTAGGACGAGAATTCAGAAATGTCAATCTTTTGGTAACAAATCACCATCAGAAGCTGAATCTACTAGTCATGTTCCCATAGACAAGAAGCACCACGAAGTGATGATTGATGAGAAAGAAAAGCTGAGGAAACAGCTAAATGCAAGCTTGGTAGCACGAAAGAGCCTTGAAGTCATGTGTTCAAGcttaggaaaagaaaaagagattaTGGCAGCAGAGCTCTCAAAGAAAGTCCAcgagttgaatgaaatggagGACCTCATCAATGATCTCAAAGAACAAAATGAGAATTTGGTGGAAAGGTTACATGAACGTGCCACCAAGCAAAAAGAAAGGAGGCATAGCAGTGATGGAGGAGAACTACAGGGATACATTGCCCTCCAAGAGAGAAATAAGGCACTTTCGGAGAACCTCCTAAAGTCATTGGATGGGTATAAGTCTATTAAGAGGAAATGGAAGGATGCACAAGCAGAAAACATGGCGATGCATGCAACCATGGAGGAAATGACAGCAAAAATTGGTGCTGGACTTGCCAGAATACACAGCTTTAAAGAACGAATTGCCTCTGAAAGTGTGCCCTCGACAAATATCCAAGAGGAGATTGTTGAATTAGAGCATATGTTTGAATGCTTTAAAATGCAGGTGGCAGAACACGGTCCAAAAGAAGGGGAATGTGTCAAACCAAAAGTAGATATTAGTGCTTGCAAGCCAACAGTTTTTGCATGA